Proteins encoded within one genomic window of Besnoitia besnoiti strain Bb-Ger1 chromosome II, whole genome shotgun sequence:
- a CDS encoding hypothetical protein (encoded by transcript BESB_039060), producing MEPHPLGAMSANKQAEELAFKIAQSAAEGGCAAAGHFAKTSNILGGENIYVKESSPSGTCKEAVESWYNTIGIFENKFPSTTWEEDDKAHTTYPFLQLMWEKTTGVGCVSIDKCGEGGNDGKDPKIDLPETRSQPTPAPGRTIRSRETPGTDTLQPDLYPPEQDTQDRYGREVQDHYRHAKEHLANTNVSSPSEDTDTHEGLQGDDTYGSPSGESTNEAASKHGAGTSGAGAGSTSDASGLHALLASEGAFMAVVLSFLSHGIHA from the exons ATGGAACCTCATCCACTTGGTGCCATGTCAGCAAACAAGCAAGCAGAAGAGCTCGCCTTCAAGATTGCCCAGAGTGCTGCCGAGGGAGGGTGTGCGGCAGCCGGACATTTTGCGAAGACATCGAACATATTG GGTGGCGAGAACATATACGTGAAGGAGTCCAGCCCTTCTGGAACCTGTAAAGAGGCCGTCGAGTCATGGTATAATACAATCGGGATATTTGAGAA CAAATTCCCCTCGACTACATGGGAAGAAGACGATAAGGCGCACACTACTTACCCCTTTCTTCAGCTCATGTGGGAGAAGACGACCGGAGTTGGGTGTGTGTCCATCGACAAATGCGGTGAAGGCGGTAATGATG GAAAAGACCCGAAGATCGATCTCCCGGAGACTCGTAGCCAACCGACTCCGGCTCCGGGGCGGACTATCCGGAGTCGCGAAACTCCAGGGACCGATACCCTCCAACCAGATTTGTATCCACCGGAACAAGACACTCAGGATCGCTACGGACGCGAGGTTCAGGATCACTACCGACACGCAAAGGAGCATCTAGCGAATACCAATGTCAGTTCACCATCGGAGGACACTGACACGCACGAAGGCCTCCAGGGCGATGATACTTACGGAAGCCCTAGTGGTGAATCTACGAACGAGGCCGCGAGCAAACATGGCGCAGGAACCTCCGGAGCAGGAGCGGGCAGCACATCGGACGCGTCTGGCCTGCATGCTCTCTTGGCCTCCGAGGGAGCGTTTATGGC
- a CDS encoding hypothetical protein (encoded by transcript BESB_039070), with translation MLAIKRGMGSQFIPGNHRRRQLNVLYNANRSVRVLHCGTTIGHTSLRSKGMAGQLRATRANRSHVATAIPPESGVAAIVAENVVLLAAWLAGARPSAPRPASFHSRLETTPKALGVRTMTAQSGLHGPVCEMASSRPSGGASLLCFVVILAFGGVVKTLRIQDQQSPLLKESPAGDEKCTLGTTADDECRAAVVVNEFALILRASCYPTDVAWAMEVYRGRGMEGHPLPAVSVGRGLIPEVRKLAIDEKRQACKELKRAALSPDAESKTLVYLTHGRILTCSEAVPAWFRGVFSFNGIYPENNWEAYRKVPLTAEFIKMMREAPMDIGCALIENCGGVNAVLCVTNAPQLNVEEAPFT, from the exons ATGCTGGCGATCAAGCGGGGCATGGGCAGCCAGTTCATACCAGGAAACCACCGCAGGCGCCAGCTGAATGTTCTGTACAACGCCAACAGGTCCGTCAGGGTCCTGCATTGCGGCACGACCATCGGGCACACTTCACTGAGGTCGAAGGGCATGGCG GGCCAGCTTCGGGCGACCCGAGCCAACAGATCGCACGTAGCGACCGCTATTCCTCCCGAGAGTGGCGTGGCCGCAATCGTTGCCGAAAACGTGGTGTTGCTCGCGGCTTGGCTGGCCGGGGCTAGACCGTCGGCACCGCGCCCCGCTTCCTTCCACTCACGTCTGGAGACGACACCGAAGGCTCTCGGCGTCCGGACGATGACAGCCCAGAGCGGGCTACACGGTCCA GTATGCGAAATGGCGAGTTCGCGGCCGAGTGGCGGAGCGTCACTGCTCTGCTTTGTCGTCATTCTGGCGTTCGGAGGCGTAGTTAAAACCCTTCGAATACAAGATCAGCAAAGCCCATTGTTGAAGGAGTCAcctgcgggcgacgagaaGTGCACGCTTG GCACGACAGCTGACGACGAGTGCCGTGCAGCAGTCGTTGTCAATGAGTTCGCCCTCATTTTGCGCGCTTCCTGTTATCCAACAGATGTCGCGTGGGCGATGGAAGTCTACCGTGGAAGAGGAATGGAAGGGCATCCGCTTCCAGCCGTGTCAGTCGGCCGAGGCTTAATACCTGAGGTGCGCAAGTTGGCCATCGATGAGAAACGCCAAGCCTGCAAGGAATTGAAGCGCGCAGCGTTAAGTCCCGACGCCGAG AGCAAAACTCTCGTTTACCTCACTCACGGACGTATACTAACCTGCTCGGAAGCAGTTCCAGCCTGGTTCAGGGGGGTGTTCAGTTTCAATGG AATCTACCCGGAAAACAACTGGGAGGCGTATCGGAAAGTACCGTTAACTGCGGAGTTTATTAAAATGATGCGGGAGGCGCCGATGGATATTGGATGTGCTCTCATAGAAAACTGCGGCGGGGTCAACGCTGTTTTATGCGTTACCAACGCCCCACAGTTAAATGTCGAAGAAGCGCCTTTTACGTGA
- a CDS encoding zinc finger (CCCH type) motif-containing protein (encoded by transcript BESB_039080) has translation MVVCPPPMDISWERGSRGLAEPSGGGTLLPVAGDAGMGSPSRRSGVTSAVTSLQTSPMRQSTASPATAPSPATAPSPATAPSPATAPSPATAPSPATAPSPATTPSPATAPSPATAPSPATAPSPATTPSPATTPSPATAPSPATAPSPDTTPSPRTTTQERTERTLDTPHSKHSQEQKYHGQGPQRDKLRRPRTQGHPHGPVSQETSPSNPHPTSESTTAPGSPDGETQPVLSGPEITTDDGSSNAIPQASEHPRGGAGNRETESGTPDAGDEKLSGDATASGGGDDDLPPGANSAYALWDPQCVGVAAVLPAFWLLTQW, from the coding sequence ATGGTGGTATGCCCTCCTCCGATGGACATCAGCTGGGAACGCGGAtcgcgaggcctcgctgaACCTTCCGGAGGTGGTACCTTACTTCCAGTGGCCGGCGATGCCGGTATGGGCTCTCCTAGTAGGCGCTCCGGGGTCACAAGTGCCGTAACGTCTCTCCAGACTTCGCCCATGCGCCAATCaaccgcgtcgcctgccacGGCCCCGTCGCCTGCCACGGCCCCGTCGCCTGCCACGGCCCCGTCGCCTGCCACGGCCCCGTCGCCTGCCACGGCCCCGTCGCCTGCCACGGCCCCGTCGCCTGCCACGACCCCATCGCCTGCCACGGCCCCGTCGCCTGCCACGGCCCCGTCGCCTGCCACGGCCCCGTCGCCTGCCACGACCCCATCGCCTGCCACGACCCCATCGCCTGCCACGGCCCCGTCGCCTGCCACGGCCCCGTCGCCCGACACGACTCCCTCACCACGCACGACCACCCAAGAGAGAACCGAAAGAACGTTGGACACGCCACACTCCAAGCATTCACAGGAGCAGAAATACCATGGGCAGGGACCTCAACGGGACAAGCTCCGCAGGCCCCGGACCCAGGGGCACCCGCACGGCCCAGTAAGTCAGGAAACCTCCCCCTCAAATCCGCATCCGACCTCTGAGTCAACGACAGCTCCTGGCAGTCCGGATGGTGAGACCCAACCTGTTCTGTCTGGACCCGAGATTACGACAGATGACGGCAGCAGCAACGCAATCCCACAGGCCAGCGAGCACCCACGGGGCGGAGCGGGAAACAGGGAGACAGAAAGCGGAACGccggacgccggcgacgaaaAGCTGAGCGGCGATGCCACTGCGTCTGGTGGAGGTGACGACGAcctgccgccaggcgccaATAGTGCGTACGCATTATGGGATCCCCAGTGCGTGGGAGTTGCCGCTGTACTTCCTGCGTTCTGGCTGCTCACGCAATGGTGA
- a CDS encoding hypothetical protein (encoded by transcript BESB_039090), with the protein MRYRHPPPRGRIIASQPTQGLASPGWTNAESSHNSATATSPSVILQTNLTTVQPTDSSAMPIESAEVWDKCQAADSDSSNSSHSRSSHPANHHAAGIDPRRGPPSQETSPSNPHPTSESTTAPGSPDGETQPVLSGPEITTDDGSSNAIPQASEHPRGGAGNRETESGTPDAGDEKLSGDATASGGGDDDLPPGANSAYALWDPQCVGVAAVLPAFWLLTQW; encoded by the coding sequence ATGAGGTACCGGCATCCACCACCACGGGGCCGCATAATCGCTAGCCAGCCCACACAAGGCCTGGCTTCTCCCGGCTGGACGAATGCTGAATCAAGCCACAacagcgcgacggcgacgtcGCCGTCAGTGATTCTGCAAACGAATCTCACCACCGTGCAACCAACTGACAGCAGCGCGATGCCCATCGAAAGCGCCGAGGTTTGGGACAAGTGCCAGGCCGCCGACTCGGATTCCAGCAATTCATCTCACTCCAGATCATCGCACCCAGCCAACCATCACGCTGCAGGGATAGAtccccgccgcggccctccAAGTCAGGAAACCTCCCCCTCAAATCCGCATCCGACCTCTGAGTCAACGACAGCTCCTGGCAGTCCGGATGGTGAGACCCAACCTGTTCTGTCTGGACCCGAGATTACGACAGATGACGGCAGCAGCAACGCAATCCCACAGGCCAGCGAGCACCCACGGGGCGGAGCGGGAAACAGGGAGACAGAAAGCGGAACGccggacgccggcgacgaaaAGCTGAGCGGCGATGCCACTGCGTCTGGTGGAGGTGACGACGAcctgccgccaggcgccaATAGTGCGTACGCATTATGGGATCCCCAGTGCGTGGGAGTTGCCGCTGTACTTCCTGCGTTCTGGCTGCTCACGCAATGGTGA